The genomic interval GGACAACACTCCCAATTTCAACTTTATCTCCGAAAGAGACCGTAAGAAAAGGAAAAATTAACGAAAATCCAAATATTTTTAGTATCGTCATTTTATCCTCTCAATTTGTTTTTGTTAAATCAAGTTTTACTTCATAACCTTTACCATTTAAGACGAGCACCCCACTTAAAAAGTTCACTCTATCACCTTGACTTGTAGGCGTAACCGAAACCTCAAGAATCCCATCTTTAACTTTGATGCTTTTAAAATCAATCAAAAACTTGTCCATCTGCTCAGGATAAAAATCAACGATTTTTGTCGCAAGGGAACCGCCAAACTTGACCCTGACAATATCACTTTTTCCTTTTCGCTCAACCTTCAAGCTTTCAATTTTCAAGCCAGATTTTTCAAATGGTTGTGGGAGCATTTTAGCATACTTTTCAATTTTAGAACGCCACTGATTATTTGCTTTTATAACTTTCAATTGAACACTTGCTCTCCCGGGTACGCAACTTTCACTGCACACAACCCAACTTACCTTCGCTTTGACAAGGTTTTCAATTTTAAATTTATCTCTTGATGTAACCTCAACAGGTATTATCAAAACAACTTCATTAAAATAGCCATATGATATAACATTTTCATGGTCAATCTTCTGGGGCAACGGGAACAAAATATTTCCAGCTTTAAGCGACGATGGCAAATTTAACTCAACACTTGGTGCTAACCCTGCGTCCCCGGGATTTTTCCAGTATATATACCAACCTGGCTTTATAGAAAAACGAACACCAAGATTAAACCTATCTGAAACGCCATCATAATCAGATATAAGCTCAACATTGACGATTTTTTCGCCCAATGATTGTGCCAAAGTGAAAAAAGGAAAAGCGAAAAGGTTAGAGAACAAAATGATGAGAATTTTAAACTCCAAGCTCTTCATACATCTGCTCAATTAAGTTTTTATATTTCTGTTCAACAACCTTTCTTTTAACCTTCAATGTAGGCGTCAACTCACCATCTTCAATCGTGAAAGGTTTATCAAGCAATCGGAAATTTCTTATATGTTCGTGTTGGGCAAGCTCTTTATTTATTCGCTTAATCTCCCTCTCAAATAACCTGTAAATCTCATCCCGATGCAGAAGTTCTTTATCATCTTGAAATGAGATTCCATTTTGCTTGGCATAATCCTTAATTGCTTCAAAATCCGGGACTATCAATGCGGTTAAAAATGGTTTCCCTTCACCTATCACGACAACCTGATCAATGTAATTTGATTGAGCAAGCAAACTTTCAATTGGTTGCGGAGCGATATTCTTCCCGCCAGAGCTCACAAAGATATGCTTCTTTCTATCCGTTATCACAAGAAATCCATCCTCATCAAAATAACCGATATCACCAGTGTGAAACCATCCATCTTTATCTATAACTTCAGCGGTTGCTTTTGGATTGTTATAATAACCGAGCATGACATTTGGACCGCGAGCGAGGATTTCGCCATCTTCAGCAATTTTTATCTCAACCCCAGGTATTGGTTTCCCAACAGTTCCAAATTTATAATCATCAAGGCGATTTACAGTTAAAACTGGTGATGTCTCGGTTAAACCATATCCTTCAATTATCTTTATCCCAAGCGCTTCAAAAAATTCGCCAAGTTCTTTAGCAAGAGCTGCTCCACCGGAGACAAAAAATTTAATCCTTCCACCCGTTCTCGCTTTCAGTTTTGAAAAGACAAGTTTATCCGCAAGCGCATATTGAGATTTTAACCACGCGGGAACCTTTCCCCTTTTTGATGCTTGAACATATTTTTTTCCAACATCAAGAGCCCAATAAAAAATTTTCTTTCTCAAGGCAGGACCCGACTCAACTCCTTTTATTATCCTGTTGTAAAGTCGCTCAAATAATCTCGGAACTGATGTCATAACTGTTGGCTTTACTTCAAGCAAGTTTTGAGCGATTGTATCAATGCTTTCAGCCAGAGCAACCACTCCACCACAAGCAAAAGCTGCATAAAAACCAGCCATTCTCTCAAATGAATGCGAAAAAGGCAAATATGAAAGAAAAGTATCCTCTGGAGTCATCGGAACAACTTGCGTCGCGCTCAATATATTTGAAACAAGATTTTTATGTGTCAAGACAACCCCCTTCGGCTCACCTGTAGTCCCAGATGTATAAATTATCGTTAAAATGTCCTCCGGTCTTACCTCCCTTATCATATTTATCCAATAATCGGGATTTTTCGCCTTGAAATCCCTGCCAAGCTCCATCAACTCCCTTAAACTTAAAAGATACCCCGGAGCTGAAATCCCTTTTTCAGTGAAAATTATAACCTTGTCAAGTGTTTCAACATTGTCATAAATTTTTTCAATTTTTGACAATTGCACCTGATTTGAGACAAAAGTCGCCTTAACCCCAGCATCGTTAAATATATATTCAATTTGCTTATATGTCAAAGTCGGATAAACTGGAACATCAATTATTCCAGTTGTTGTCATCGCGAAATCAACAATTATCCATTCAATTCTATTTTCTGAGACAATTCCAACTTTATCTCCTTTTTTCAATCCAAGTGCAGCAAGTCCGCATGCGGTCAACTCAACCATCTCTCTCAACTCTTTATAAGATAACGGTTTATAAACCCCAGCAACTTTGTAAAGATAAGCCGGTTTTTCAGAATCAATGAAATGTCTTGTTATGACATCAAACATTTCTGCAATTGTTGAAAATGGCTTGACAACAGGCATAGCTTCCTCCTTGTTAGTTTTTTGATTAAATTCTTTCAATAGCTGCTATAGCGACAGCATAATTATGGGAATGAGATATTGAAATATGAACCAAACAGGAGCTTAACTCATTTTTGAGCTTGTTGTGGAAAAGAGCTATAGGTTTTCCTGTTTTATCGCTCAAGACCTCAACATCTCGCCACCTAAAAATTCCACCCCAACCTGTAGATATTGCCTTGCTTATTGCTTCTTTCACAGCAAATCTGCCCGCAAGGTGCTGGTAGGAATTTTTCTTTGAAAGGCAGTAATCTATCTCTCGGTCGGTAAATATTTTCCTAAGAAAATGCTCCCCCCATCTGTCCATCACCCTTTTAAACCTATCAATCTCAACTATGTCAATACCTACACCAATTATCATTCCCATCCATTTTCCTTTTTGATTATATCAATGAGTTCAATTATGTCATTTAGTTCATAATCTGCCTCTGGATTTTGCGTGTTAAATGTATCTCCGTATCTTGCGAATGCGGTTTTCATACCGACTTTTTTTGCCCCAACGACATCTCTTTCTGCCCAATCACCAACCATAATTGCCTCCTGCGGTTCAACCCCTAAAAGTTCAAGCGCCCTTAAAAAAGGAGCAGGACTTGGCTTTCTTTCACCAGTGTCATCAAAAGTTATCACATGGTCAAAAATATGATGAAAATTCAAATAACACAACCTTAACCAGGCCTCCCTTGCTGGAGCATCTGAAATAACAGCAAGTTTCAAGCCCATCTTCAAAAGCGTCGTCAAAGTCATATAAACGTGCGGATACGGAACAAGAGCTGCCTCACGAGCTCTCCTATACGCAACAACACCAGCAGAAAGAATTTTATAATCAACCCTACCGTAAATCTCCATTAAAAAATCATCAAATACCTGCTGATACTCTATCCCCTTTTGTGCGTAAATCCTGTCAATCCTTTCCTTTGCCTCTTCAGGGGAAATTTTTAAACCAGCATCAATCATCGCACTTATAGCTGCATCAATCGCCTGCCTTTTCATAGTCATAAAATCAACAAGCGTATTATCAAGGTCAAAAATCACTGCCTTTATCATCTCGTTCGGGTTCTTTTAATTTCACAATTGACTCTACACCCAAAATATAACTCAAATGCCCAAAACCTGCAATATGACCCTTACAAACAGGAGCTATAACGCTATGTCTTCTAAACTCTTCCCTTGCGTATATGTTAGAAAGGTGAACTTCTACAACAGGAATTTTAAGCGCTAAAACAGCGTCTCTTATCGCATACGAGTAATGTGTGAAGGCACCCGGATTTATCACAACACCATTAAAGTCAGAGTCAACGATTGAATTCAACTTGTCAACTATTTCCCCTTCGTGATTTGACTGAAAGAACTCAAACTCAACATTTGGAAATTCCTTAATCAAAGTTTGATTTATTTGCTCAAGCGTCATATTTCCATAAATTTCTGGCTCCCTTTTCCCAAGTAGATTTAAATTTGCCCCGTGAATTACAAGTATTTTCATTACTGAGTAATTTTTAATTTTGCGATTTCATCCTCTATTATGCTTTTAATGTTCTCATCCATCAATTTCTCATCAACGCCGATCTCCAAAATGCTCTGCGCTAAAAGAGAAATTCTCTTCTGCACATTGGCAAGCTTGTTTATAACTATCATCCTTTTCTCTTTCAAAACGCAATATCCACCTTCAAAATCTCCCTTCTCATATTTCAAAGTTATCCCAAGACCCTGAATGAATTTCTCAAGCTCCTCAAGTATCGCCTCGGGTTTTCGCTTCCTCATAACGCTGTGAATATTTAGTTATATAAGAGATACTTCTGTCTGATGCCTAAAAATTTTTTTAACTCGCTCTCCCAAGTTTTTATAATCTCCTCAGGCTTTTTACCCTCATCTATCATCAATCTAATTTTATCTGTGCCCCACAACCTATCTTGACCAGCGGTTCTCCATTTAAATTTATCCGGGTAAAGTTTTTTCAACGCATAAAGTATATAAACACCAACTTTAACTGGCTCAAACTTTTCCCTGTCATAAACATTTAGATAAATCCCGCCACATCTTTCACCTTCATATTTTGGGTCAACCGTCACCTTTTCTATATCAGTTGGGATAAAACTAATCGGCTCAAACCTCACACCCGGAAGGTTATAAGAGTTAAGTTCATTCGCAAGTTTACTACCATCAATCCAAGGTGCACCAATCCATTCAAATGGATGCTGAGTTCCTCTGCCCTCAGAGACATTTGTCCCTTCAATAAAACAAGTTGCTGTATAGACAATAGCGGTTTTCAAAGTCATCATATTCGGCGATGGCTTTATCCACGGAAGCCCAGTTTGATCAAACCACAATTTCCTTGAATAATTCTCCATTTTTATAACTGTCAAATCTGCTTTCATACCATTTTCAAGCCATGCCTCTTCGTTAAACATCTTTGCAAGTTCGCCAACCGTCATCCCATGCGCAACGGGTATCGGGTGGAGCCCAACGAAAGATTTAAACCTCGGTTCAAGTATAGGACCATCAACATAAACACCACGAACTGGATTTGGTCTATCAAGGACGATAAACTTCTTTCCCATCTCTGCACACGCCTCCATACAATAGCTCATGGTTGAGATATAGGTATAAAACCTCGCCCCAACATCTTGAATGTCAAAGATCAAAACATCAATATCTTTAAGCATTTCTGTCGTTGGCTTCTTTACTTCACCGTAAAGCGAAAATACAGGGATGCCCGTCTTCGTATCAACACCATGAGAAATACTTTTACCATCTGGGACTTCACCCCTTATGCCATGTTCAGGTCCAAAAAGCGCAACAACTTTAACATCTTCAATCTCATTTAAAACATCAACTATATGCCGACCGTCAGGCAAAATTCCAGTGTGATTTGTGACAATGCCTATCTTTTTACCTTTGATTAAATCAAGATGCTTTTCAATTAAAATTTCTGCACCGATTTTAACTCGGCTTTGCTGAGAAAATGCCAAAGTAATGGCTATAAGGTTCAACACGATAAATTTTCTCATGTTTCATTTGCAATTAATTCATTTTGAGAAAAGAAAAAGGATATTTCTATTTTTGCATTTTCAACAGAATCAGAACCGTGGACTATATTCTCTTGTTTGTTATCTGCATACAATCTACGGATAGTTCCTTCTTCAGCTTCTTTCGGGTCGGTTGCGCCTATCAACTTTCTGAAATCATCAACAGCGTTTTCCTTCTCAAGGACAAGCGCAACAATTTTGCCCGAACTCATAAAATTCACGAGATCGTTATAGAAATGCCTTTCGCGATGCACATAATAAAAAGCCCTGGCTTGTTCCGGTGTTAACTTTAACATCTTCATAGCTACTATTTTAAAGCCCGCAGATTCAATGTGCGATATTACCTTCCCGACCAAATTTTTTCTGACACAATCAGGTTTCAGAATCGCAAGTGTCCTTTCCAAGTTCAACCTCCAAATTTTGTTTTTCTATTACTTTTTCCTTTTACTTGCCTTCTTTGACTTTTTTGATTTTACGGTTTTCTTTCTTGACGACTTCACTTTAGCAGTATCCATAACAAAAACTTTTCGCTTTGGTCTTTCACCGAGAACTTTTTTAACCGTTTCCCCTATAACAGCTGGATTTTCTATTACATGAATTCCTGCCTCAGACAATGCTTTCATCTTCTCTTGAGCCGTTCCTTTGCCACCTGAAATTATAGCTCCGGCGTGTCCCATCCTTCTTCCAGGCGGTGCTGTTCTCCCTGCGATAAATCCGAAGACAGGTTTGTCAACATAATTTTTAACAAATTCAGCTGCCTCTTCCTCCGCCGTTCCACCTATTTCACCTATCATAACGATCGCCTCGGTCTCCGGGTCCTCATTGAAAAGCTTTATTATATCCGTAAATTTTGAGCCTATCACTGGGTCACCACCTATCCCAACCGAAGTTGATTGACCAAAACCCAGCTCCGTCAATTGTTTCACTGCCTCATAAGTCAAAGTTCCACTTCTTGAAACAATACCGATCGTTCCTTCTTTATGAATAAACCCCGGCATTATCCCCACTTTCGCTTTTCCAGGGGAGATCACACCCGGGCAATTTGGTCCAATTAACCTTGAACTTGTGTGTTTTAGATATTCATAAACTTGGATCATATCTTTCGCTGGGATTCCTTCGGTTATACAGACGATCAATTCAATTCCAGCATCTGCTGCTTCAATTATCGCATCTGGTGCAAACGGTGCTGGGACGAAAATTATTGATGTGTTCGCGCCTTCTTTTTCAACGGCTTCTCTAACAGTGTTAAATATCGGAATTT from Candidatus Thermokryptus mobilis carries:
- a CDS encoding protein-disulfide reductase DsbD domain-containing protein, translated to MGEKIVNVELISDYDGVSDRFNLGVRFSIKPGWYIYWKNPGDAGLAPSVELNLPSSLKAGNILFPLPQKIDHENVISYGYFNEVVLIIPVEVTSRDKFKIENLVKAKVSWVVCSESCVPGRASVQLKVIKANNQWRSKIEKYAKMLPQPFEKSGLKIESLKVERKGKSDIVRVKFGGSLATKIVDFYPEQMDKFLIDFKSIKVKDGILEVSVTPTSQGDRVNFLSGVLVLNGKGYEVKLDLTKTN
- a CDS encoding AMP-dependent synthetase/ligase, translating into MPVVKPFSTIAEMFDVITRHFIDSEKPAYLYKVAGVYKPLSYKELREMVELTACGLAALGLKKGDKVGIVSENRIEWIIVDFAMTTTGIIDVPVYPTLTYKQIEYIFNDAGVKATFVSNQVQLSKIEKIYDNVETLDKVIIFTEKGISAPGYLLSLRELMELGRDFKAKNPDYWINMIREVRPEDILTIIYTSGTTGEPKGVVLTHKNLVSNILSATQVVPMTPEDTFLSYLPFSHSFERMAGFYAAFACGGVVALAESIDTIAQNLLEVKPTVMTSVPRLFERLYNRIIKGVESGPALRKKIFYWALDVGKKYVQASKRGKVPAWLKSQYALADKLVFSKLKARTGGRIKFFVSGGAALAKELGEFFEALGIKIIEGYGLTETSPVLTVNRLDDYKFGTVGKPIPGVEIKIAEDGEILARGPNVMLGYYNNPKATAEVIDKDGWFHTGDIGYFDEDGFLVITDRKKHIFVSSGGKNIAPQPIESLLAQSNYIDQVVVIGEGKPFLTALIVPDFEAIKDYAKQNGISFQDDKELLHRDEIYRLFEREIKRINKELAQHEHIRNFRLLDKPFTIEDGELTPTLKVKRKVVEQKYKNLIEQMYEELGV
- the acpS gene encoding holo-ACP synthase, giving the protein MGMIIGVGIDIVEIDRFKRVMDRWGEHFLRKIFTDREIDYCLSKKNSYQHLAGRFAVKEAISKAISTGWGGIFRWRDVEVLSDKTGKPIALFHNKLKNELSSCLVHISISHSHNYAVAIAAIERI
- a CDS encoding TIGR02253 family HAD-type hydrolase, giving the protein MIKAVIFDLDNTLVDFMTMKRQAIDAAISAMIDAGLKISPEEAKERIDRIYAQKGIEYQQVFDDFLMEIYGRVDYKILSAGVVAYRRAREAALVPYPHVYMTLTTLLKMGLKLAVISDAPAREAWLRLCYLNFHHIFDHVITFDDTGERKPSPAPFLRALELLGVEPQEAIMVGDWAERDVVGAKKVGMKTAFARYGDTFNTQNPEADYELNDIIELIDIIKKENGWE
- the aroQ gene encoding type II 3-dehydroquinate dehydratase; this encodes MKILVIHGANLNLLGKREPEIYGNMTLEQINQTLIKEFPNVEFEFFQSNHEGEIVDKLNSIVDSDFNGVVINPGAFTHYSYAIRDAVLALKIPVVEVHLSNIYAREEFRRHSVIAPVCKGHIAGFGHLSYILGVESIVKLKEPERDDKGSDF
- a CDS encoding exo-beta-N-acetylmuramidase NamZ family protein — protein: MRKFIVLNLIAITLAFSQQSRVKIGAEILIEKHLDLIKGKKIGIVTNHTGILPDGRHIVDVLNEIEDVKVVALFGPEHGIRGEVPDGKSISHGVDTKTGIPVFSLYGEVKKPTTEMLKDIDVLIFDIQDVGARFYTYISTMSYCMEACAEMGKKFIVLDRPNPVRGVYVDGPILEPRFKSFVGLHPIPVAHGMTVGELAKMFNEEAWLENGMKADLTVIKMENYSRKLWFDQTGLPWIKPSPNMMTLKTAIVYTATCFIEGTNVSEGRGTQHPFEWIGAPWIDGSKLANELNSYNLPGVRFEPISFIPTDIEKVTVDPKYEGERCGGIYLNVYDREKFEPVKVGVYILYALKKLYPDKFKWRTAGQDRLWGTDKIRLMIDEGKKPEEIIKTWESELKKFLGIRQKYLLYN
- the ndk gene encoding nucleoside-diphosphate kinase, whose amino-acid sequence is MERTLAILKPDCVRKNLVGKVISHIESAGFKIVAMKMLKLTPEQARAFYYVHRERHFYNDLVNFMSSGKIVALVLEKENAVDDFRKLIGATDPKEAEEGTIRRLYADNKQENIVHGSDSVENAKIEISFFFSQNELIANET
- the sucD gene encoding succinate--CoA ligase subunit alpha, with protein sequence MAILVDKSTRLVVQGITGGEGSFHTRQMIEYGTNVVAGVVPGKGGTLFDGKIPIFNTVREAVEKEGANTSIIFVPAPFAPDAIIEAADAGIELIVCITEGIPAKDMIQVYEYLKHTSSRLIGPNCPGVISPGKAKVGIMPGFIHKEGTIGIVSRSGTLTYEAVKQLTELGFGQSTSVGIGGDPVIGSKFTDIIKLFNEDPETEAIVMIGEIGGTAEEEAAEFVKNYVDKPVFGFIAGRTAPPGRRMGHAGAIISGGKGTAQEKMKALSEAGIHVIENPAVIGETVKKVLGERPKRKVFVMDTAKVKSSRKKTVKSKKSKKASKRKK